In one Sulfitobacter sp. LCG007 genomic region, the following are encoded:
- the metK gene encoding methionine adenosyltransferase, with the protein MSRQNYVFTSESVSEGHPDKVCDRISDAVLDAFLAEEPEARVACETFATTNRVVIGGEVGLSDPEKLRDYMGRIDAIARDCIRDIGYEQDKFHHATCEVTNLLHEQSAHIAKGVNASDNKDEGAGDQGIMFGFATRETPELMPAPIHYAHTILRRLAEVRKNGTEPTLRPDAKSQISVRYEDGKPVGVTSIVLSTQHADESQSSDDIRAIVEPYIREVLPEGWITGETEWWVNPTGTFVIGGPDGDAGLTGRKIIVDTYGGAAPHGGGAFSGKDPTKVDRSAAYVARYLAKNVVAAGLAEKCTIQLSYAIGVSHPLSIYCDTYGTGDARDAAIEKAIGKIIDLTPRGIRNHLELNKPIYQRTAAYGHFGRAPEADGGFSWERTDLVDALLKEL; encoded by the coding sequence ATGTCCCGCCAGAACTACGTTTTCACCTCGGAATCCGTTTCCGAAGGGCATCCCGACAAGGTATGCGACCGGATCTCGGATGCCGTGCTTGATGCCTTCCTCGCCGAGGAACCCGAGGCGCGCGTCGCCTGCGAAACCTTCGCCACGACCAACCGTGTGGTGATCGGCGGCGAGGTCGGCTTGTCGGATCCCGAGAAACTGCGGGACTACATGGGGCGCATCGACGCCATCGCGCGCGATTGCATCCGCGACATCGGCTACGAGCAGGACAAGTTCCATCACGCGACCTGCGAGGTGACCAACCTGCTGCACGAGCAGTCCGCCCATATCGCCAAGGGCGTGAACGCGTCGGACAACAAGGACGAAGGCGCTGGTGACCAGGGCATCATGTTCGGTTTCGCGACGCGTGAGACGCCCGAACTCATGCCGGCGCCGATCCACTACGCCCATACGATCCTGCGCAGGTTGGCGGAAGTTCGCAAGAACGGAACCGAGCCGACCCTGCGACCCGACGCGAAAAGCCAGATCTCCGTGCGATACGAGGACGGCAAGCCGGTGGGCGTGACCTCGATCGTGCTCTCGACCCAGCACGCGGACGAAAGCCAGAGCTCCGACGACATCCGCGCCATCGTCGAACCCTACATCCGCGAGGTCCTGCCCGAGGGCTGGATCACCGGCGAGACGGAATGGTGGGTGAACCCGACCGGTACCTTCGTGATCGGCGGACCCGACGGGGACGCGGGCCTGACCGGGCGCAAGATCATCGTCGACACCTACGGCGGCGCGGCGCCCCATGGCGGCGGGGCATTCTCCGGCAAGGATCCGACCAAGGTCGACCGCTCGGCGGCCTATGTGGCGCGCTACCTCGCCAAGAACGTCGTGGCCGCGGGCCTGGCGGAGAAGTGCACGATCCAGCTGAGCTACGCCATCGGGGTGTCGCATCCGCTGTCGATCTACTGCGACACATACGGCACGGGCGACGCGCGCGATGCAGCGATCGAAAAGGCCATCGGCAAGATCATCGACCTCACGCCGCGCGGAATCCGCAATCACCTCGAGCTGAACAAGCCGATCTACCAGCGCACCGCGGCCTACGGCCATTTTGGCCGCGCGCCGGAAGCGGATGGCGGGTTCTCGTGGGAGAGAACGGATCTCGTCGACGCGCTTCTGAAAGAGCTCTGA